A genomic stretch from Caballeronia sp. LZ062 includes:
- a CDS encoding GlxA family transcriptional regulator yields MKRDAVVPAATDSPLAHLAHFGFLTLPNFSMIAFTSAVEVLRMANYIGRAEHYTWSVITPDGEPARASNGITVKPAKTLDKAGMPDVLIVCAGWHVADYVDDTVIALLQRAHAAGVPLGGICTGPYALLAAKLLDGYRCTLHWEDMSPVNKRFPHVRFADELFVIDRDRVTCTGGTAPLDLMLNLVSLRLGQAHAAQVSEQFIVERIRGSTDYQPIPVDARVGFSRAELVEVVRLMEANIEEPLSLDELARLVHLSQRHLQRMFKMFLSVSPTHYYLTLRLRRARDLLRNTDASIARVTSVCGFHSPCHFSKAYRAQFGHAPSAERRLSA; encoded by the coding sequence ATGAAGCGCGATGCAGTCGTTCCCGCAGCCACCGACTCGCCGCTCGCCCATCTTGCGCACTTCGGCTTTCTCACGCTGCCGAACTTCTCGATGATCGCGTTCACGAGCGCAGTCGAAGTGCTGCGCATGGCGAACTACATCGGCCGCGCGGAGCATTACACGTGGTCGGTCATCACGCCGGATGGCGAGCCCGCGCGTGCGAGCAACGGCATCACGGTGAAGCCAGCGAAGACGCTCGACAAAGCGGGAATGCCCGACGTGCTGATCGTCTGCGCAGGCTGGCACGTCGCCGATTATGTCGACGATACCGTGATCGCGCTGTTGCAGCGCGCGCACGCGGCGGGCGTGCCGCTCGGCGGTATCTGCACCGGTCCGTATGCGCTGCTTGCGGCGAAGCTCTTGGACGGCTACCGCTGCACGCTGCACTGGGAAGACATGTCGCCGGTCAACAAGCGTTTCCCGCATGTGCGTTTCGCCGACGAGCTTTTCGTGATCGACCGCGACCGCGTGACCTGCACGGGCGGCACGGCGCCGCTCGATCTCATGCTCAATCTCGTGAGCCTCAGGCTCGGGCAGGCGCATGCGGCGCAAGTGTCGGAACAGTTCATCGTCGAGCGTATTCGCGGCTCCACCGACTACCAGCCCATTCCGGTGGATGCGCGCGTCGGCTTCTCGCGGGCGGAACTCGTGGAAGTGGTGCGACTGATGGAAGCGAATATCGAAGAACCGCTTTCCCTCGATGAACTCGCGCGGCTCGTTCATTTGTCCCAGCGGCACCTTCAGCGCATGTTCAAGATGTTCCTGAGCGTCTCGCCGACGCATTACTACCTGACGTTGCGGCTGCGACGCGCACGCGATCTGCTGCGCAATACCGATGCATCGATCGCGCGCGTAACGAGCGTCTGCGGTTTCCATTCGCCTTGTCACTTCAGCAAGGCGTATCGCGCGCAGTTCGGCCATGCGCCGAGCGCGGAGCGGCGTCTGTCTGCGTGA
- the choW gene encoding choline ABC transporter permease subunit, with protein sequence MSEIIPLGSWVDHGVHYLLDHDAKTFDSIGKVIESFAALIEHGLQAIPMWALMAIFVGIGLWRVGWRFAAFTLLSLLLVYATGFWDQMVITLGLTLSSTFISLLLGVPLGIWTAKSKVVEMVVRPVLDLMQTMPAFVYLIPAAMLFGLGRVPGILSTVIFAMPPAVRLTSLGIKHVNREIVEAGQAFGCTQWQLLYKVQIPNALPSIMTGVNQTIMMALSMVIIASMVGAGGLGNDVLASIQRLDIGLGFESGLSVVLLAIILDRITESFGRSPGMARAPLLSGFKSVMRVRRAPAAQQG encoded by the coding sequence ATGTCTGAAATCATTCCGCTCGGTAGCTGGGTCGATCACGGCGTCCACTATCTGCTCGACCACGACGCGAAAACGTTCGACTCCATCGGCAAGGTCATCGAGAGTTTCGCCGCGCTCATCGAACATGGTCTGCAGGCCATCCCGATGTGGGCGCTCATGGCGATCTTCGTCGGCATCGGCTTGTGGCGCGTCGGCTGGCGTTTCGCGGCGTTCACGCTGCTGTCGCTGCTCCTCGTCTATGCCACAGGCTTCTGGGATCAGATGGTCATCACGTTGGGTCTTACGTTGTCCTCAACGTTTATCAGCCTGTTGCTGGGCGTACCGCTCGGCATCTGGACAGCAAAGAGCAAGGTCGTCGAAATGGTCGTGCGTCCTGTGCTCGACCTCATGCAGACCATGCCCGCGTTCGTGTATCTGATTCCGGCTGCCATGCTATTCGGCCTCGGTCGCGTGCCCGGCATTCTGTCGACGGTTATCTTCGCGATGCCGCCTGCGGTGCGCCTCACGTCGCTCGGGATCAAGCACGTGAATCGGGAGATCGTGGAAGCGGGTCAGGCGTTCGGTTGCACGCAGTGGCAACTGCTTTACAAGGTGCAAATTCCCAACGCGCTGCCGTCCATCATGACCGGCGTGAACCAGACCATCATGATGGCGCTGTCGATGGTCATCATCGCGTCGATGGTCGGCGCAGGCGGCCTCGGCAACGACGTGCTCGCGAGCATTCAGCGGCTCGATATCGGCCTGGGCTTCGAAAGCGGCTTGTCTGTGGTGTTGCTCGCGATCATTCTCGATCGCATCACGGAGAGCTTCGGACGCTCGCCGGGCATGGCTCGCGCGCCGCTTCTCTCGGGCTTCAAGTCCGTGATGCGCGTGCGCCGCGCGCCCGCCGCGCAACAAGGTTGA